The following is a genomic window from Candidatus Omnitrophota bacterium.
CATGCTCATACACGGTATGATAATTCAAGGAGACCCGCAGGGAGACCACTACGGAACGGCCTCTATAGGCGCGCCCGATGCCAGGGCAAGCAAGATGTGCAAGAGGCAAGGGGAGAGATTTGCTAGATTGGTAAAAACTCTAAACACTAAACTCTAAACACTAAACAAACTACAAACTCAAAACCATAAACTACAAACATCAATAATAATTAAGTTTTGGGTTTGGAGTTTGGAACATTTGGGTTTATTTAGAGTTTAGGGTTTTGGGTTTAGTGTTTTATTTGCGGATGGAGAAAGAAAGTGAATATTGTAGTTTTAGTGACCGCTTCCAATAAGGAAGAGGCGCAGATTATTGCGAGGAAGCTTTTAGAAGATAAGCTGGCCGCCTGCGTCAACATAATCGAAGGCGTGAATTCTTTTTTCTGGTGGGAGGGCAAAATAGACAACGCCCAGGAAGCGCTTATGGTCATAAAAAGCAGCAAGGGTAAATTCAAGCGGCTTTGCGCGGCTGTCAAGTCAGCGCATAGTTATGATACCCCTGAGATCATCGCCCTGCCGGTTGTGGCGGGCGAGAAAAAATATCTGGATTGGCTCAATGGATCCATCAGGTAACCCCATAGGTTATATCGCCGCGTTTATAGGCGGCGCTCTGGTAAGTTTCACGCCGTGCACTTATCCGCTTATCCCCGTAATTTTAGGGGTCATAGGCGTTGCCGGTTCTGTTTCGCGTTTAAGAAGTTTTATTTTGAGTTTAGTTTACGCGCTGGGCGTCGCCTTTGTTTATTCGCTGCTGGGAATAGCCGCGGTGCTTAGTGGAAAATTATTCGGCAGTATCAGCGCCAACCCCTGGGTATACATTTTAGTGGGAAATATCTTTGTGTTTTTCGGGTTATCTATGCTGGAGGTGTTTGACCTGCGCGTTACAGTAAGGTCCTTCGCGGCGGGCCCCGACAAAGTCGGGGCAGGCAGGCCGAGAAGAGGATTGCTCTACATATTTATCCTGGGCGCTGCTTCCGGGCTGGTGATCGGCCCCTGCACCACTCCCGCGTTAGGCGCTATTCTTACCTACGCGGCCGCGGGACAGAACCTGTTTTACGGCGCGTCACTGTTGTTTGTTTTCGGTTTAGGCATGTGCTCATTGCTCATCGCCGCCGGTTCCTTCAGCGGCATGCTGGCATCGCTGCCGCGATCCGGAAAGTGGCTGGTATATATCAAGAAGGCCTGCGGGATAATACTGATCCTCGCGGGAGAATATTTTATCATAAAGGCGGGTATGCTATGGCTATGAGAAAGGTAATCTTGTTTTTGTCGTTGTTTTTATTCATCAGCGCTAATCCTGTTTTCTGTCAGGATGATAAGGCGCCGGATTTTACGCTCAATGATCTGGAAGGCAAGGCCTTTGAATTCTCTAAATTCAGCGGCAAACAGGCGGCGCTGCTTTTTTTCTGGACGACCTGGTGCCCTCACTGCAGGTCCGCGATCTCCCGGATAAGCCGGGAGCATGAGGCGCTTGCCAAAGACGGCGTGGCCCTTTTGGCGGTAAATATTGAAGAGCCGAAGGAGCGCGTAGGTAAATTCGTAGATGACTTAAAGGCCGGGGGCCACAAGGTAGATTTCTCCATATTGATGGACGAACAGGGTGGCGTGGCGAGGAGTTATTCCGTGATCGGCATACCTACCTTCATCCTGGTTGACAAACAGGGGAACATCGTATTCAAAAATCACTATTTTCCTGATGATTACAAAGATAAGATATGAAAGGCCCGGCAGTGAATGACTATAATTTTATAGCCACCGGCATAGGAAGCCTTCCCCACAAGGACGCGAAAACGGCGGTGGGCCTGGTCCTGCGCCACTGCCCTGATATGCCTTTCTGGCCGCAGCTGCCCCGGTTAAGCAGGAAAGAAGATATGCTGGCCCAGTTCTCTGAGGGCATACCCTGTATTAAGGAGGTTGAGCCAGGCCTGCTTTTTGATGAGGATGCCTTTAATCAGAGCAAGCCGCTTGAGGATTTTCTTGAGGAGCTGGTGATCCACAATGTTGACTATTTCAAGATAAACCCTTCACACGCCCGCGGGCTGCCGGAGTTTAAGGAGCGGCTGAAGCAGCTGGATCTAAGCGCGGTTCACTCTCTCAAATGCCACGTCACGGGGCCGTTCACCTTTTGCGCGGGCATAAATGATAAAAAGGGCAGGTCCATACTTTATAATGAGGTCATGAGGGACGCCGTTACCAAGGCGCTGGCTATGAAGGCGAGGTGGCAGATAAGGCAGTTTGCCGAGTTCGGCAAACCGATAACCGTCTTTTTTGACGAGCCCTTCCTTGCCTGTTTTGGCTCTGCTTTTACGCCCGTGAACAAAGAGGATGTAAGCAGGGTCCTGGGGGAGGTATTTGAGGAGGCGCGGAAAGAAGGCGCGTCCACGGGCATACATTGCTGCGGCAACACGGACTGGTCAATGCTGCTTGAACTGGGGTCCCTTGACATAGTCAATTTTGACGCCTTCAGTTTTTTTGACAGGTTCTCTCTATATTCCGCGCAGATAGACAGTTTTCTAGAAAGGGGCGGGGCAATATGCTGGGGCATAGTCCCTACTCTGGATTTTAACGACAAGATCAAGGCAGAGGAGCTGGCAGCCCGGCTTAAAGGATACATTGAGGCGCTGGTGAATAAAGGCGTTAACAGGCAACGGCTTACGCGCCAGTCCCTGGTCAGTCCCAGCTGCGGACTTGGCTCTATAGAAGAGAAGAAGGCGGAAAAGATCCTGGCGCTGCTTTCCGAGGTGCCAGGAATTTTAAGAAAAGATTTGACAAAGGCCGGATGAGAAGTTATTATAAGGACCTGCTTTTCTCCAAAATCGTTTTAATCCCGGGAGAAACATAAATGAAAGAGATACGCATACACGCGCGCGCCGGCCAGGGCGCCATTACATCAGCGGTCATTCTGGGCGAGGCCTATGTAGGCGAAGGTAAATTCGCCTATTGCTTTCCCAGTTTCGGAGCGGCGAGGATGGGCGCGCCTATGAACGGCTTCGTGAGAGTGGATACCAGGCCGGTGCGGCTGCGCAGTCAGATATATAACCCGGATTACGTTATAATCGTTGACGCTACCTTGATGAGAGGGTTTAATTGCCTTTCCGGGCTCAAGGACGACGGCATCGCCATCATCAACCAGAGAGAGGACGTGGAGATGCCCAAGCCCAAATCCAAACAAAAGATATATGTCGTGCCTGCCAACGCCATAGCGCAGGAGGCTATAGGCAGGCCGTTGGGAAATACGGCGCTGCTCGGAGCGTACGCGGCGGCAACAGGCCAGATAAAGCTGGACAGCTTAATAGAGGCGGTGAAGAAGAGGATGGCGGGCAAGATCGTGGAAGGCAACATAGCCGCCGTAAGGAAAGGATTTGAATTCGTATGCAAGGCCCAATAAAATCGCGCCCGGGTTCAAGCAAGACAAATAAGACCGGTTCCTGGCGCACAGACATAAAGCCGAAGTTCCTGCGTAAGAACTGCATTGCCTGTCGGTTGTGCGTTCTTGTCTGCCCCGAGGCCTGTATCAGCGGCAAGGAGAAAAATACCTTTTTGCCCGATTATGACTTTTGCAAGGGATGCGGGCTGTGCGCCGTAGTATGCCCGAAGAAAGACATTGAGATGATAAAGGAAAAGGATAAGGAATGAAACAGTTTTTAGAGGGCTCTCAGGCAGTAGCGCATTGCATAAAGGCGGTCAAGCCCGGTGTGATCTCGGCCTATCCCATTACGCCGCAGACGCACATCGTTGAAGAGCTGGCACAGATGGTGGCCAACGGCGAGCTTGACTCTCAGTTCATCAACGTGGAAAGCGAACATTCAGCCGCCTCCGTAGTGCTGGGCGGCTCCGCGACCGGGGTGAGGGTATTTACCGCTACCAGCTCCCAGGGCCTGCTTCTTATGGCGGAGGTCATATTTAACATAGCCGGTATGCGGCTGCCGGTAGTGCTTACCTGCGCCAACCGCGCCATATCCGCGCCCATAAATATCTGGAACGACCAGCAGGACTCCATTTCCCTGCGGGACGCTGGATGGATACAGTTTTACGCCGAGAGCAATCAGGATGTGGTGGACCTGCACCTTATGGCTTACCGCATAGCCGAAGATAACGACGTGATGCTTCCGGTAATGGTCTGTATGGACGGTTTCGCCCTGACGCACGCGGTAGAGGTAGTGGATATCCCCGCGGCGGAACAGGTGAAGAAATTCCTTCCCGACTACAAGGCGCCTTATAAATTAGATATAGATAATCCCATCACCCTTGGATTCCTGGCAGACCCTGGTTGTTACATGGAATGCCGTTACGCTGTTCAGAAGACACTGCGGGAGACCCTGGATCTTATCCCTAAGGTGCAGGCGGAATTCAACGCGGTCTTCGGCCGTTCAGCCGGCGGCCTGGTCGAGGAGTATATGGTAAAGGACGCGGAGAACGTCATCGTAGCAATGGGGTCTGTGTGCGGGACGATCAAAGATGTGGTGGATGAATTAAGGTCCAAGGGTAAAAAGGTCGGGCTGTTAAAGGTAATAACCTACAGGCCGTTCCCTGAACAGGCGATTTATGAGGCGTTGAAGAATACCGGCCGCGTAGCCGTGCTGGATAAGTCGATCTCGCTCGGCGCATACGGCCCGCTATACACGGATCTAAAGGGCGCGTTTTTCGCCAGGAAAAAGGCGCCCAAGGCGATCAGCGGCTTTGTAGCCGGCTTAGGGGGCCGCGACATAACCAGAGAGACGATCAAGGATATTTTTAAAAAACTCTCAGGCAAGCAGGTGAACGCCGAATTTATGGATTTGAAGCCGGAACTTTTAGAGGAGAAGGCATGAGCGTTGAAACGGGCGTGGAAAGGCATTTGTTTAATCCGGGCCACACGGCCTGCGCCGGATGCGGCCAGTCCATGGCGGCGCGCCTGGTAATAGAAGCGGCAGGCAGCAATACCATCATAGCCAACAATACCGGCTGCCTTGAAGTTTTCACCACGCGCTATCCTGAAACCGCCTGGGGCGTGCCCTGGATACATTCTTTGTTTGAGAACTGCGCGGCCGTTGCCTCAGGTATAGAGGCGGCTTTAAAGTATTTAGGAAAGAAAGAAGGGACTAACATCATTGCGCAGGCAGGAGACGGCGGCACAGCGGATATAGGGCTTCAGGCGCTTTCCGGCATGCTTGAGAGGGGCCACGATATACTTTATGTCTGTTATGACAATGAGGCCTACATGAACACGGGTATCCAGCGCAGCGGCCTGACTCCTTTTGGCAGTAACACCACAACCAGCCCTTCCGCGGAGTCCGCTTTTGGCAACCCCAGGCCCAAGAAACCTATGCCCGAGATAGCCAACGCGCACGGCATACCTTATGTCGCGACTTCCACTTCCGCGTTTCCGCAGGATATCCAGCGCAAGGTCAAGAAGGCGTTGAGCATAAAGGGCCCGAAATATATCCAGATCCATGTCCCCTGCCCCTTAGGGTGGCGCCACAGCCCGTCGCTGACAATACCGGTGGCAAAATTAGCCGTCGACACAGGCCTGTATCCCGTTATAGAGTATGAGAACGGCAAGTTGGCCGCGGTGAGAAAGATCGCGCCCCTGCCGGTGGAAGAATATCTTAAAGTCCAGGGCCG
Proteins encoded in this region:
- a CDS encoding 4Fe-4S binding protein; amino-acid sequence: MQGPIKSRPGSSKTNKTGSWRTDIKPKFLRKNCIACRLCVLVCPEACISGKEKNTFLPDYDFCKGCGLCAVVCPKKDIEMIKEKDKE
- a CDS encoding TlpA disulfide reductase family protein, encoding MRKVILFLSLFLFISANPVFCQDDKAPDFTLNDLEGKAFEFSKFSGKQAALLFFWTTWCPHCRSAISRISREHEALAKDGVALLAVNIEEPKERVGKFVDDLKAGGHKVDFSILMDEQGGVARSYSVIGIPTFILVDKQGNIVFKNHYFPDDYKDKI
- a CDS encoding divalent-cation tolerance protein CutA, which produces MNIVVLVTASNKEEAQIIARKLLEDKLAACVNIIEGVNSFFWWEGKIDNAQEALMVIKSSKGKFKRLCAAVKSAHSYDTPEIIALPVVAGEKKYLDWLNGSIR
- a CDS encoding cytochrome c biogenesis protein CcdA; this translates as MDPSGNPIGYIAAFIGGALVSFTPCTYPLIPVILGVIGVAGSVSRLRSFILSLVYALGVAFVYSLLGIAAVLSGKLFGSISANPWVYILVGNIFVFFGLSMLEVFDLRVTVRSFAAGPDKVGAGRPRRGLLYIFILGAASGLVIGPCTTPALGAILTYAAAGQNLFYGASLLFVFGLGMCSLLIAAGSFSGMLASLPRSGKWLVYIKKACGIILILAGEYFIIKAGMLWL
- a CDS encoding thiamine pyrophosphate-dependent enzyme; the encoded protein is MSVETGVERHLFNPGHTACAGCGQSMAARLVIEAAGSNTIIANNTGCLEVFTTRYPETAWGVPWIHSLFENCAAVASGIEAALKYLGKKEGTNIIAQAGDGGTADIGLQALSGMLERGHDILYVCYDNEAYMNTGIQRSGLTPFGSNTTTSPSAESAFGNPRPKKPMPEIANAHGIPYVATSTSAFPQDIQRKVKKALSIKGPKYIQIHVPCPLGWRHSPSLTIPVAKLAVDTGLYPVIEYENGKLAAVRKIAPLPVEEYLKVQGRFKHILNNPEEIKKVQAIADNNIEKYGLKQ
- a CDS encoding 2-oxoacid:acceptor oxidoreductase family protein, giving the protein MKEIRIHARAGQGAITSAVILGEAYVGEGKFAYCFPSFGAARMGAPMNGFVRVDTRPVRLRSQIYNPDYVIIVDATLMRGFNCLSGLKDDGIAIINQREDVEMPKPKSKQKIYVVPANAIAQEAIGRPLGNTALLGAYAAATGQIKLDSLIEAVKKRMAGKIVEGNIAAVRKGFEFVCKAQ
- a CDS encoding transketolase C-terminal domain-containing protein, translated to MKQFLEGSQAVAHCIKAVKPGVISAYPITPQTHIVEELAQMVANGELDSQFINVESEHSAASVVLGGSATGVRVFTATSSQGLLLMAEVIFNIAGMRLPVVLTCANRAISAPINIWNDQQDSISLRDAGWIQFYAESNQDVVDLHLMAYRIAEDNDVMLPVMVCMDGFALTHAVEVVDIPAAEQVKKFLPDYKAPYKLDIDNPITLGFLADPGCYMECRYAVQKTLRETLDLIPKVQAEFNAVFGRSAGGLVEEYMVKDAENVIVAMGSVCGTIKDVVDELRSKGKKVGLLKVITYRPFPEQAIYEALKNTGRVAVLDKSISLGAYGPLYTDLKGAFFARKKAPKAISGFVAGLGGRDITRETIKDIFKKLSGKQVNAEFMDLKPELLEEKA